The Myripristis murdjan chromosome 8, fMyrMur1.1, whole genome shotgun sequence genomic sequence TAGAGTAAAGGGATGCAAATTTCTGAGAACAGATgacatcatatccatattacaaatgactgtttatcaaaaatcttctAATCATCCTTAATATACTGACACAAAGGGATCCAGTCAATGATCCTATATTTTCTTATCACTCAATCAAGACTTCAAGGTCTGAAGCTCTGAGTCTGGCTGGTGGATATAATGTACAAATCATgtcttttttcatgaaaatatgaCAACTTTGTCATGTGCTCTCCTAGTTGCATCTGTTAGCAGTGCAACTAGGTGAGCATGTGAAATGACTTAAACGTCTGCTTGCAGAGAGTAGAAAATCTGATTCTTTAAAAACCCAGTTCCTTCCCAAACTGAAATCCAATTTACTCTTCAAAGTGGATTTTTAAAGCTCCTAAGAATGTTTAAACTTCAAGTATATTGTTTACTTGGTGTCCTATGTTTTATTCACAGATCAAAGAGGCAGCAAGCAGAAagttccttttattttttagggTCATCTTTATTTGAAAGGTCAGGTCCTGCAGTTGTTGGCAGCGTCGTCACATCCAGCAGATCAGGGTCGGTGTGGCCGACGTCAGCGGGGGCCTCTGTGGTGCTGATGTCCGTGCTGTGTAACGGCTCATCAGGCGATTCCACTGGTTTAGAAGTAATGCTGAGAGTTGCATTGCTACGAGGGGCCACGTCTTTATCGGCAGTGGCCTCACCTGTAATTGGTACAGAGGAGTTACCACATCCCAAATCTGAAAGATTGGtgaacataaacacactttACCCTTTTAAAAATCAATTGCACTTTCACCCAAATCCTTGTGGGAATCCTCTCCCTCGTTCTGCTCAGAAACTTTTGCCTGAGGCATGTCGGTGGTCAAGTCGCCGAGGGCTCCCTGAGCAGGTGGAGGCGTCAGGTCAGGGAGCAGTCCCTTCTCCAGGCCTGTCAGGacacatttttgccatttttaaaaaatcagacatGTTTACTAAACTTTACCCAGTGGAAAGGAGTGCCGTTTGCccaaaatctccatcttcactTGTAGAGTCTAGTGGGCCTGAAAGCAGATTTGAATTCATTTGCTTTGCTTTAATTGTTGGTGTGATATTAGAGTTCAGCTTATACCCGTTTTGAAGTTGATTCCACTTTTCCACTGGCTGCCGTACAGCGACTGTCCGCTCATTTTagtgaggaggggagggagctCTTCCACAGGCAGGGGCCCACTTTTGTGCCTGGCAGGTAAGACGAGCATGGGACCCACACTTTCCTCATGTTCCCATACTAAGAAACAGAGAGGTCATATTTATCAAGCAATACAGTTTCCAACAtcatatgaaattaaaaataaagactcAGTACCTTTGTTGGCCTTCAGTCCACTCCTCCAGCGGGACTCAGGCTTGCCGGGAGCACGAGGACCAAATGTGCCATAGCTGCTCGGTATACTGTGGGTTTGGCCGACTTCATTTTGGCCTTGACATTGTCCACAGGCGTAGTCGTTGTTGTCAGCTGACCGCCATCTGAAAGTGAACTGAAGACTGTCATTATCAGAACACAAATTCCTGCAATTTACCAAACTGAACTTCCACTTTGCGTTAAAATGCGGGGAGAACTTGCCTTCCATTGATGTAGGTGCATGCCTTATTTTGCAGCTCTGCATCATTTATGGGTACAGCCTTAAGGTGACAAGTGATGTAGAGCTGTGGAGAGGtattcagtttgaaaaaaaaaaaatgcaccatttaCAAATTATCGTTTAACAATGAGCcagttacaataaaaaaaaaaaaaaaaaaaggggctcCTCTGCACCTGTCCCCTGTCCTCATTATGGAACCTGAAGGCTTCAATGACCAGTTGGAGCTCGTCATCCTGTGTCCTCGGTAAGAAGAGCGAGTTTGAGCCTCGAAGCTGGGAATCAACCAAGCACCTATGTGAAATTTCAGAAAAGTCATCGTCATAGAATAGCATTGCCTGGCATTTAACCATTAAGTTGAAGCCGACGCATTCAGCTGCCACTCACCCGTTCTCGATGAAGACGTATCTGGGAACAGAGTGCCTGTCTGGGTCCAGGGTGGCCACACAGCTGCTGATAAAGACTCTGAGCCCAATGTGATGGCCGACCCTCACGGAGGCTTCAATGTGAATGGGCTGACCGAGGTAAAAGACGTTAGAGCTCCTCTCATACAGCCAGTCACctgcaagaaaaagagagaaacaagatCAATTGTGAATAAGCAGGGAGGAGTGACAAACAGCAAGTCTGAGCTGAACCCACTCGTCATGATCCTCAAGCCGAACTCCAAGGTTTCCACTGCAGCCTGGGTCGAGGTGAAAGGGATCCAGGTGGGTGCGAGTGAGGAACTGGACAAACTGTACTTCCTGGGAACCACAGAGCAGGCATTAGAAAATGAACCAGTGCACAGGCATCGTTTTTAAATGGTCATGCTTAAAATGTGGACAAACCTTCCATAATGACACTCAATTGGAATGACAGCCTCATCCATTCGTATCACCCCATCCGGAGAGGCCATAGGAGAGTAAATGAGGAGATTTGTATAGATCAGTGAATCCTCAGTCATCTGTGgagatgaaaaatattttacatatgACAAATGGCtggatgatttaaaaaaaagtgattaaaaaaaacttcttaCCCAATGTTTGGTGCCACAGTCCAGCAGTCCAACGACAATTCTGTACTCATCTTCTGAAGATGCTGCAGCTTTGCAGAAATCAATATGCTCCACTCCAAGGCGCAGCTCGTCCCCGTCAATAGGAGCGCCCACTTCAAACATATCAGCCTTGACAACAATTTCCATTGAGTCTGGATGGCACTTAACAGTGATGGTGTTCACCCGCTCCCGCTCCTCAGCTGCACTACTTTTTTGCTCATAGAAAGTGTTTTTGGAGTCCTGGCTTCCTACAAatgctgcaggctgtgtgtcttGTTTAGAGGGAAAAGCAAAAGATGATGAGACATAGActccaaacaaacagaaagcaaTATAGAGGTTTACTGAGAAACACAAAGTCTCCATGAGTCTCCCTTTTGAACAATAATGTGTTTCAGAAAgccaaacctctctctctcacccactggataaaaaaaaaaaaaacctggctgATCAGGAGGCTTTACTCATgatgcagccaatcacagcctccGAACAGCAGCCCTGCACGCCTGAACTCAATTATCTGCTAATGAGCTTGTATTTACTTCAGtcacacagaaaatgcattaaaaaaaaaaatcattaaaaatgtgttccCTTGCACCACAACAGaattagaaaaacacaccacacatatCTATTAAGATAAGACTGATCTCCATCGCCTGTTAATTTATTTCCAGTGTTACAACCAGTTGCTGCAGCCACACAGTTAAAGGTGTCACACCATACGAAAGTGCAACTATGCACTTTCCTTTTTTGCTTGGAGGTCAGGGTGCACAGCAACACTGGAGCTGCAGAGCACTGACAATACGTCgcaacaaaataaagattttatttattttatatgtaaatGCTTATATGCAAAACCTTTGAGGATTGGTTCAAAAAAGAGCATTTTGTACTTCAAAGATATGCATACATTTTCTAATGCATGGAGGTGTTACTTGAGGGAATTTAATTGAACGACTGATCCTTATTGTGAGTTTTCAGTTCACGAAAACAAATCACTTGTATAATCTTGGTGTGCACGAGACTATCCACCCTGTTCTGGTGGCAGCTGTGGCTTTGAAGCTCTCTTCCTGCTGTGAGAGGAGGAACAACAGAGCACCGAGACTGTCAACAAACCACACAGCCCTGCTAGACATCGTAGGAAATAGGAGGGGCATTTACAGACTAGGTTTTGGTATATCTCATGTCTGGTACAGATTGAGTAGCTGTAAAAGGCCATGAAGACAAGCTTGACGTGTCCACTCCTATGCATTCAGCTCATTGTAGGTAAGAAATTTCTTCCAGTTTACCACTGGATTACTCTATGTATGCTtatattgtgtatttgtattaGAAACTGATGTAAATAACTACAGCAGTGGAGGGAAATGGTGTTCATGACAGCcagtatttgtctttttttttttttttttttaacaccgcTCTGATTTAAGGTGAAATCAAACAAGATATAAATTGAGAAattgtttgaatttgttttctgtACTTGTTGGGAGGCAATTGTGAGAATAACAGAAGAACCTGCTGACCAATTTTACTTTgatcaaacatttaaaaggcGTCTGAAGAGGCGACAGACATCAGGCTAAAACTGGACAACACGGGGCTTAAAAGTTAAAGTTTAGTCAGAATCAATGTGTTGGACTACGTCTTCTGATACGTGACAGAAAGCATAAAGCATCACAGTGCATATGTTTGATACTGATGACTGTTTAGGCATTACATATGTGTTTATTGTTAATTGTTTATTATCTAAACACATACATGGTGTTTAGTGCTCAGTGGGGAAGTTTATTGTTTCTTGTTGTTATGGATCCCCATTAGTCTTCAATATGATGAAGACTATTCTTCATCAATCAACTTAAGtcactgacacatttcactCTCCTGTGTCCTCCAGCCTGTGCAGAGGTGATCTTCGTtcagaggacagagagccagTCGGTGCGGCTCTCTTGTTCCCCTGAGCGGCCCGGGGCC encodes the following:
- the LOC115363628 gene encoding zona pellucida sperm-binding protein 3-like; the encoded protein is METLCFSVNLYIAFCLFGVYVSSSFAFPSKQDTQPAAFVGSQDSKNTFYEQKSSAAEERERVNTITVKCHPDSMEIVVKADMFEVGAPIDGDELRLGVEHIDFCKAAASSEDEYRIVVGLLDCGTKHWMTEDSLIYTNLLIYSPMASPDGVIRMDEAVIPIECHYGRKYSLSSSSLAPTWIPFTSTQAAVETLEFGLRIMTSDWLYERSSNVFYLGQPIHIEASVRVGHHIGLRVFISSCVATLDPDRHSVPRYVFIENGCLVDSQLRGSNSLFLPRTQDDELQLVIEAFRFHNEDRGQLYITCHLKAVPINDAELQNKACTYINGRWRSADNNDYACGQCQGQNEVGQTHSIPSSYGTFGPRAPGKPESRWRSGLKANKVWEHEESVGPMLVLPARHKSGPLPVEELPPLLTKMSGQSLYGSQWKSGINFKTGLEKGLLPDLTPPPAQGALGDLTTDMPQAKVSEQNEGEDSHKDLGEATADKDVAPRSNATLSITSKPVESPDEPLHSTDISTTEAPADVGHTDPDLLDVTTLPTTAGPDLSNKDDPKK